In Perca flavescens isolate YP-PL-M2 chromosome 7, PFLA_1.0, whole genome shotgun sequence, the following proteins share a genomic window:
- the LOC114559223 gene encoding uncharacterized protein LOC114559223 encodes MSAIPLEVEGYTGAMLRKVSGGGKSTLYIVPLQDELDLSPLPANAPEFALMPKASCKHCFVEMPLQMLALHDRKCASHTSPDLEMISDDDDDDEVQFPEVLQTPVHSTKEDHCRQQEECVRCPICGIFFPVLLIEEHASHCGQRTEDTTSPERELHTEMDDISCEEDVIMWLKSKVDTSKTFELCVSRDNMLERGLKLWKRNKKATPLNPLWIKFLGEAGIDTGALRKEFLTTMVSGIEQRLFEGGKSKMPKYSVNDLDEELFRIAGEIFATSIAQGGPAPRFLQRWCYDFLVSGKLSLDHVLDPSLSPLITTVAEASNMTDYIADIMDCGYTGKIDMEHKENILRAIGLHVMTKRMPILQQLREGLDIYGFSKVMQAKTEECRSLFVAGDDESVDSHYITSHLAPEMSERGCNKET; translated from the exons ATGTCCGCAATCCCCTTGGAGGTTGAGGGCTACACTGGTGCTATGCTCCGGAAAGTTTCAGGTGGTGGGAAATCCACTCTTTACATAGTGCCTCTTCAGGATGAGTTGGACCTCTCGCCACTCCCAGCAAACGCTCCAGAGTTTGCTTTGATGCCCAAGGCCAGCTGCAAGCACTGTTTTGtagagatgcctctccaaatgTTGGCTCTACATGACCGTAAATGTGCTAGCCACACAAGCCCAGACTTGGAG ATGAtctctgatgatgatgacgacgacGAAGTCCAATTTCCAGAAGTTTTGCAAACTCCGGTGCATTCAACTAAAGAGGACCACTGCCGTCAGCAG GAAGAGTGTGTCCGGTGTCCTATATGTGGCATATTCTTCCCCGTCCTGCTTATTGAGGAACATGCTAGCCATTGTGGCCAAAG AACTGAGGACACAACCTCACCTGAGAGAGAACTCCATACTGAAATGGATGATATCTCATG TGAGGAAGATGTGATCATGTGGCTCAAATCAAAAGTGGATACCAGCAAGACCTTTGAGCTCTGTGTGTCTCGAGATAATATGCTCGAAAGAGGTCTGAAGTTATGGAAGCGCAACAAAAAGGCTACACCACTTAATCCCTTGTGGATCAAATTCCTTGGAGAGGCGGGGATTGATACAGGGGCCCTTAGAAAAGAGTTTCTGACCA CAATGGTATCTGGGATTGAGCAACGCCTTTTTGAAGGTGGGAAGTCCAAAATGCCCAAATATTCTGTGAATGACTTAGATGAGGAGCTCTTCAG GATTGCGGGTGAAATCTTTGCTACAAGCATTGCCCAAGGTGGACCTGCACCACGTTTCCTCCAGCGGTGGTGCTACGACTTTCTAGTATCTGGCAAGCTCTCATTGGATCACGTTCTGGACCCAAGCTTATCACCGCTAATAACAACA GTTGCAGAGGCATCCAACATGACCGACTACATTGCAGACATTATGGATTGTGGCTATACTGGCAAGATCGACATGGAACACAAAGAGAACATTCTAAG AGCAATTGGTCTGCATGTCATGACGAAAAGAATGCCCATCCTTCAGCAACTCCGTGAGGGCTTGGACATCTATGGCTTCTCCAAAGTGATGCAGGCAAAGACGGAAGAGTGCCGCAGTCTGTTCGTCGCCGGAGACGACGAATCG GTGGACTCTCATTACATCACTTCCCATCTGGCGCCGGAGATGAGCGAAAGGGGCTGCAACAAGGAGACCTAG